A window of Streptomyces sp. DG1A-41 contains these coding sequences:
- a CDS encoding ATP-binding protein yields the protein MNRRARPNKPSRVYDRGSEWDALTSFVNRPRPHAMLGIVSGRRRMGKTYLLRALVEQCGGFYFGATAGTEAESLRQFSAALADHAGSPVPFSFAAWDDAISYLFDLAGPGRRDSPFLVVIDEFPYLVKAAPELPSLIQRAIDRFQVEESRMRLLLCGSAMSVMGGLLASTAPLRGRAQLEMVVRPFGYRAAADFWSVADDPALAARLHAIVGGTPAYRRQFLADDVPAGVSDFDDWVCRTVLAPFSPLFREARYLLAEEADIRDTALYHSVLAAVAQGNTTRGGIAGYIGRKSVDISHPLNVLEDSHLLVREADVFRAGKSQYRITEPLINFYEAVMRPAWARLESGQAAEVWAQSAERFAAQVAGPHFEAMCREYVLGPGRSLLDTSLGEIGSGVVTASRERRQIQIDVAVVEQGSGGNRSAVTLLGEAKWGTLMGVSHLERLERARELLAGRGMDTTRCGLACFSAAGFSDALQDEAERGGVLLIGLDELYGRAMPAAVLP from the coding sequence ATGAACCGTCGGGCAAGGCCGAACAAGCCGTCGCGTGTCTACGATCGCGGGAGCGAATGGGACGCGCTCACCTCCTTCGTGAACCGGCCTCGGCCGCACGCCATGCTCGGGATCGTCAGCGGCCGACGACGCATGGGGAAGACGTACCTCCTGCGGGCGCTCGTCGAGCAGTGCGGAGGCTTCTACTTCGGGGCCACGGCAGGGACGGAGGCGGAGTCCCTCCGCCAGTTCAGTGCAGCTCTGGCAGACCACGCGGGTTCGCCAGTGCCCTTTTCCTTCGCCGCATGGGATGACGCGATCTCGTATCTCTTCGATCTCGCCGGCCCCGGGCGGAGGGACAGCCCGTTCCTCGTGGTCATCGACGAGTTTCCGTACTTGGTCAAGGCGGCCCCGGAACTGCCTTCGCTCATCCAGCGCGCGATCGACCGCTTCCAGGTGGAGGAGAGCCGTATGCGACTGCTCCTGTGCGGTTCGGCGATGTCCGTCATGGGCGGGCTGCTGGCCAGCACAGCACCTCTGCGTGGCCGGGCGCAGCTGGAAATGGTCGTGCGGCCCTTCGGATACCGGGCCGCGGCGGACTTCTGGAGTGTCGCCGACGATCCCGCGCTTGCCGCACGACTGCACGCCATCGTGGGAGGTACCCCCGCGTACCGGCGCCAGTTCCTGGCGGATGACGTTCCCGCGGGTGTGAGCGACTTCGACGACTGGGTGTGCCGCACTGTCCTGGCGCCGTTCAGTCCGCTCTTCCGGGAGGCTCGGTATTTGCTTGCCGAGGAGGCGGACATCCGTGACACCGCGCTGTACCACTCGGTGCTCGCGGCTGTGGCGCAGGGCAACACGACGCGAGGCGGCATCGCCGGCTACATCGGTCGCAAGTCCGTCGACATCTCGCATCCACTGAACGTCCTGGAGGACAGTCACCTCCTGGTGCGGGAGGCGGACGTCTTCCGGGCCGGCAAGTCCCAGTACCGCATCACCGAGCCGCTGATCAACTTTTATGAGGCCGTCATGCGCCCGGCCTGGGCGCGCCTGGAGAGCGGTCAGGCCGCAGAGGTCTGGGCGCAGTCGGCGGAGCGCTTCGCGGCGCAGGTGGCCGGTCCGCATTTCGAGGCGATGTGCCGGGAGTACGTGCTCGGACCGGGCCGCTCCTTGCTCGACACGTCACTGGGCGAGATCGGCAGCGGCGTGGTGACCGCCTCGAGGGAGCGTCGGCAGATCCAGATCGACGTAGCCGTGGTGGAGCAGGGGTCCGGCGGGAACAGGTCCGCGGTCACGCTGCTCGGTGAGGCGAAGTGGGGGACCCTCATGGGAGTGAGCCACCTGGAACGTCTGGAGCGGGCCCGGGAACTCCTTGCCGGACGGGGGATGGACACCACGCGGTGCGGTCTGGCGTGCTTCAGCGCTGCCGGCTTCAGCGATGCCCTGCAGGACGAGGCAGAGCGGGGTGGTGTCCTGTTGATCGGCCTCGACGAGCTCTACGGTCGGGCGATGCCGGCGGCCGTTCTGCCATAG
- a CDS encoding LAETG motif-containing sortase-dependent surface protein — MSIARRVTARRLLGTGAAALALCAASATTAFATGTPGGDGWSSGGIYKPGTGAGTETGTDRCQFSLDGVNFFDSVKVDDQNLKPTEDGKVHIKVRAAGDATTCTASLASYLAHGATFATSGEQVFVDFDTVTVKPGGTDSLDIAIPDKGCFGQIDLYRGAVKFDGDLDAKDGFEHGELPKGPDRPVIKDKLIAAWNGGTKDCTTTPPPAEPPASSTPPATPSEPAEETTPPATPSEPAEPSTPPATDTDTPTPSTSESTPPPAPKPNGGGGDLAETGANSSTGPIAIGAAALLAGGAAMVVVTRRKRATR, encoded by the coding sequence ATGTCCATAGCGAGACGTGTCACCGCGCGCCGCCTGCTGGGGACGGGCGCCGCGGCCCTCGCCCTGTGCGCCGCATCAGCCACCACCGCGTTCGCCACCGGTACGCCCGGTGGCGACGGCTGGTCGTCCGGCGGCATCTACAAGCCCGGGACCGGCGCGGGCACGGAGACCGGGACCGACCGCTGCCAGTTCTCGCTCGACGGCGTGAACTTCTTCGACTCGGTGAAGGTCGACGACCAGAACCTGAAGCCGACCGAGGACGGCAAGGTCCACATCAAGGTCCGCGCGGCCGGTGACGCGACGACGTGCACGGCCTCGCTCGCCTCCTACCTCGCACACGGCGCGACCTTCGCGACCTCCGGCGAGCAGGTGTTCGTCGACTTCGACACGGTGACGGTCAAGCCGGGCGGCACCGACTCGCTCGACATCGCCATCCCGGACAAGGGCTGCTTCGGGCAGATCGACCTCTACCGGGGCGCGGTGAAGTTCGACGGCGACCTCGACGCGAAGGACGGCTTCGAGCACGGCGAGCTGCCCAAGGGCCCGGATCGTCCGGTCATCAAGGACAAGCTGATCGCGGCCTGGAACGGCGGCACGAAGGACTGCACGACGACGCCCCCGCCGGCGGAGCCTCCGGCGAGCTCGACGCCCCCGGCCACCCCGTCGGAGCCGGCCGAGGAGACCACGCCGCCGGCCACCCCGTCGGAACCCGCCGAGCCCTCGACGCCCCCCGCCACGGACACGGACACCCCCACCCCGTCCACCTCCGAGTCGACGCCGCCCCCGGCCCCCAAGCCGAACGGCGGCGGCGGCGACCTCGCCGAAACCGGCGCCAACAGCAGCACGGGCCCGATCGCCATCGGTGCGGCGGCCCTGCTGGCGGGCGGCGCGGCCATGGTGGTCGTGACCCGCAGGAAGCGCGCGACGCGTTGA